In the genome of Cutibacterium equinum, one region contains:
- a CDS encoding acyl-CoA dehydratase activase-related protein, translating to MGAHPGTAIPLADQDLRMGLDIGSTTIKAVVLDPDERILFEDYRRHHADITGAMASLLGDAADALPGAKVRATVTGSAGLGTAEALDLTFIQEVMAETAAVQHWNPEADVLLELGGEDAKITYLKPVPEQRMNGSCAGGTGAFIDQMATLLHTDAPGLNDLASRARTIHPIASRCGVFAKSDLQPLINEGARHEDLAASVMQAVATQCIAGLACGRPIRGKVIFLGGPLHFMPTLRDAFARVLEGKVDQYITPERAQLYVAMGAALTSTSEPVDLAETAERSRHARTRNGLSQSMPPLFKDEEELAEFTKRHGQAKLPHLPLHDARGNLFLGIDAGSTTIKSVLLDESLNIVASHYASNEGDPVSAAVQILADLYDAMPAEATIARTCTTGYGEGLVKAALGAQDGEVETMAHYRAADHLLPGVTAIIDIGGQDMKYLRVVDQVIDSISVNEACSSGCGSFLQTFAAGMNTDIQSFADMSLMAQHPVDLGSRCTVFMNSSVKQAQKEGASPADIAAGLSYSVVRNALYKVIKLTDPSQLGDKIVVQGGTFLNNAVLRAFEKLTGREVVRPAEAGLMGAYGAALTARARFHAGEPTTSEGLRDRAELDGFAVETHRDDCTLCQNHCQRTIATFSDGRVFVSGNRCDRGAEVDNRKMAKAPKSELPNVFEAKYKRLFSYRRLTAKKAFRGDLGLPRALNMYENYPFWFTTLSALGYRVMLSGRSSHALFEKGMESIASENICYPAKLNNGHVEDLVERGVKRIFDPCIRFEQVSVADADAHFNCPIVASYPEVIRANVESLRDKGVELISPFLSLANPDKLAERLAEVFAEDGVTVEEARQAVAKGLEEDKAFHDDVRAMGEEALAYMAEHNVPGIVLAGRPYHVDPEIHHGIPEMVNSLGMAVLTEDCVAHLGADLLERPLRVRDQWMFHSRLYQAAAFVGSRPDLELVQLNSFGCGLDAITTDQVREILAARDRIYTTLKIDEVSNLGAARIRMRSLQAAAKERASHKRTAVTHRLSDDRVPFTKDMRATHTILVPQLAPYQTSIAEAALRASGYNVEVLEQASRENIDFGLSVVNNDACFPAIVVIGQLVSALKSGKYDLDHTTLFLTQTGGMCRATNYIGLLRKALKDAGFGHIPVIAASLQGVEDNPGFSLTAPLIHRMVQAITIGDLLQKVHLRTRPYEAVPGSADELMSRWTTIARQHFLDDGHSQTWGRRTSYKAIVNGIVDDFDHLELVDGPRKPRVGVLGEILVQFHPDANNHIVETIESEDCEAVLPGLMWFVYNCLSAGDYNYKTFGTDKWARHLKKAFRALLMQYQKPVTAALKKSTRFEVPTPITELMEDAQRIVQLGNQAGEGWYLVGEMVDMIREGVPNIAVVQPFACLPNHVTGRGIFREIRRQFPHANVVSVDYDPGASQVNQLNRIKLMAATARDRNDPEKLGANEAVRPEPGEDIPSSPQTASLPDPNPVMELSLRM from the coding sequence ATGGGCGCACATCCTGGTACTGCGATTCCACTGGCCGACCAAGACCTTCGGATGGGTCTTGACATCGGATCGACGACGATCAAGGCCGTCGTCCTCGACCCCGACGAGAGGATTCTCTTCGAGGACTACAGACGCCACCATGCCGACATCACCGGCGCCATGGCATCACTGCTTGGCGATGCTGCCGACGCCCTCCCCGGTGCCAAGGTGCGCGCAACCGTCACCGGATCGGCAGGCCTGGGAACCGCCGAGGCCCTGGACCTCACCTTCATCCAAGAGGTGATGGCCGAGACTGCCGCCGTCCAACACTGGAACCCCGAGGCCGACGTCCTCCTGGAACTGGGCGGCGAGGACGCCAAGATCACCTACCTCAAACCGGTCCCCGAGCAGCGCATGAACGGTTCGTGTGCCGGCGGTACTGGTGCCTTCATCGACCAGATGGCCACCCTGCTCCACACCGACGCCCCGGGCCTCAATGACCTGGCCTCACGAGCCCGCACCATCCACCCCATCGCCTCACGCTGTGGTGTCTTCGCCAAGTCTGACCTCCAGCCCCTCATCAACGAGGGTGCGCGTCACGAAGACCTCGCGGCATCCGTCATGCAGGCCGTCGCCACCCAGTGCATCGCCGGACTGGCATGCGGACGCCCGATCCGTGGCAAGGTCATCTTCCTCGGCGGCCCGCTGCACTTCATGCCAACCCTGCGCGACGCCTTCGCCCGTGTTCTCGAGGGCAAGGTAGACCAGTACATCACCCCGGAGCGCGCCCAGCTCTACGTGGCGATGGGGGCTGCCCTGACCTCAACCTCGGAGCCCGTCGATCTCGCCGAGACCGCCGAGCGTTCCCGTCACGCCCGCACTCGCAACGGCTTGTCCCAGTCGATGCCACCGCTGTTCAAGGATGAGGAGGAGCTGGCGGAGTTCACCAAGCGTCATGGGCAGGCCAAACTCCCCCATCTGCCGCTGCATGATGCCCGCGGCAACCTCTTCCTGGGCATTGACGCCGGCTCGACGACGATCAAGTCAGTCCTGCTCGACGAGTCCCTCAACATCGTCGCCTCCCACTATGCGTCCAACGAGGGCGACCCGGTCAGTGCCGCGGTTCAGATCCTCGCTGACCTCTACGACGCCATGCCCGCCGAGGCGACCATCGCCCGCACCTGCACCACCGGATACGGGGAAGGACTCGTCAAGGCCGCCCTGGGTGCCCAGGACGGCGAGGTCGAGACGATGGCCCACTACAGGGCCGCCGATCACCTCCTTCCCGGAGTCACCGCCATCATCGACATCGGCGGCCAGGACATGAAGTACCTGCGCGTCGTTGACCAGGTGATCGACTCCATTTCCGTCAACGAGGCCTGCTCGTCGGGATGTGGATCCTTCCTCCAGACCTTCGCCGCTGGGATGAACACTGACATCCAGTCCTTTGCCGACATGAGCCTGATGGCCCAACATCCCGTCGACCTCGGGAGCCGCTGTACCGTCTTCATGAACTCCTCGGTCAAGCAGGCCCAGAAGGAGGGCGCCTCCCCCGCCGACATCGCTGCCGGATTGTCCTACTCCGTGGTCCGCAACGCCTTGTACAAGGTCATCAAGCTCACCGATCCGTCCCAACTGGGTGACAAGATCGTCGTCCAAGGCGGCACCTTCCTCAACAACGCGGTGCTGCGAGCCTTCGAGAAGCTCACCGGCCGCGAAGTCGTCCGTCCTGCCGAGGCCGGGCTCATGGGTGCTTACGGGGCAGCCCTGACGGCTCGTGCCCGCTTCCACGCTGGGGAGCCCACCACCTCTGAGGGGCTGCGAGACCGTGCCGAACTGGACGGATTCGCCGTCGAGACCCATCGTGACGACTGCACCTTGTGCCAGAACCACTGTCAGCGCACCATCGCCACCTTCTCGGACGGACGTGTCTTCGTCTCGGGCAACCGGTGCGACCGTGGCGCCGAGGTCGACAACCGCAAGATGGCCAAGGCGCCGAAGTCTGAACTACCCAACGTGTTCGAGGCCAAGTACAAGAGGCTGTTCAGTTACCGACGACTCACCGCCAAGAAGGCCTTCCGTGGTGACCTGGGTCTGCCTCGTGCCCTCAACATGTACGAGAACTACCCATTCTGGTTCACGACCCTGTCAGCTCTGGGTTATCGCGTCATGCTCTCAGGTCGCTCCTCCCATGCCCTGTTCGAGAAGGGTATGGAGTCCATCGCCAGCGAGAACATCTGCTATCCAGCCAAACTCAACAACGGTCACGTCGAAGATCTTGTGGAGCGGGGCGTCAAGCGGATCTTCGATCCCTGCATCCGTTTCGAGCAGGTCAGCGTGGCCGATGCTGACGCCCACTTCAACTGCCCGATCGTCGCCTCCTACCCCGAGGTCATCCGCGCGAATGTGGAGAGCCTGCGCGACAAGGGCGTCGAACTCATCTCTCCCTTCCTCTCCCTGGCCAACCCGGACAAACTCGCGGAACGGCTGGCCGAGGTCTTCGCCGAGGACGGGGTGACCGTTGAGGAGGCCCGCCAAGCTGTCGCCAAGGGGCTTGAGGAGGACAAGGCCTTCCATGACGACGTCCGCGCGATGGGCGAAGAGGCCCTGGCCTACATGGCCGAGCACAACGTTCCCGGCATCGTGCTAGCAGGACGCCCCTACCACGTCGATCCCGAAATCCATCACGGCATTCCCGAAATGGTCAATTCCCTGGGGATGGCGGTCCTCACCGAGGACTGCGTGGCCCATCTGGGGGCTGACCTGCTGGAGCGTCCACTGCGCGTGCGCGACCAGTGGATGTTCCACTCTCGCCTCTACCAAGCAGCCGCTTTCGTGGGTTCCCGCCCCGATCTCGAGCTCGTTCAGCTCAACTCCTTCGGCTGCGGCCTGGACGCCATCACCACCGATCAGGTGCGCGAGATCCTGGCTGCCCGCGACCGCATTTACACCACCCTCAAGATTGACGAGGTGTCGAACCTGGGCGCGGCCCGAATCCGGATGCGCTCCCTGCAGGCCGCCGCGAAGGAACGTGCCAGCCACAAACGCACGGCGGTGACCCATCGACTCTCTGACGACCGAGTCCCCTTCACCAAGGACATGAGGGCGACCCACACCATCCTGGTGCCCCAGCTCGCCCCCTACCAGACCTCCATTGCCGAGGCGGCTCTGCGCGCCTCCGGTTACAACGTCGAGGTGTTGGAGCAGGCATCCAGGGAAAACATCGACTTCGGCTTGTCGGTGGTCAACAACGATGCGTGCTTCCCCGCCATCGTGGTCATTGGTCAACTCGTCTCGGCGCTGAAGTCGGGCAAGTACGACCTGGATCACACCACCCTCTTCCTCACCCAGACCGGCGGTATGTGCCGTGCCACCAACTACATCGGTCTGCTGCGCAAGGCCCTCAAGGACGCCGGGTTCGGACACATTCCGGTCATCGCGGCCTCCTTGCAAGGTGTCGAGGACAACCCGGGCTTCTCCCTCACCGCCCCCCTGATTCACCGCATGGTTCAGGCCATCACGATCGGCGACCTGCTGCAAAAGGTTCACCTGCGTACCCGCCCCTACGAGGCGGTGCCAGGCTCGGCCGATGAGCTCATGAGCCGCTGGACGACCATTGCCAGACAGCACTTCCTCGACGACGGGCATTCCCAGACCTGGGGACGACGCACCTCCTACAAGGCCATCGTCAACGGCATCGTCGACGACTTTGACCACCTTGAGCTTGTCGATGGCCCGCGCAAACCTCGCGTCGGAGTCCTCGGGGAGATCCTGGTGCAGTTCCATCCGGACGCCAACAACCACATCGTCGAGACCATCGAGTCCGAGGACTGCGAGGCCGTCCTGCCGGGCCTCATGTGGTTCGTCTACAACTGCTTGTCTGCTGGCGACTACAACTACAAGACCTTCGGCACTGACAAGTGGGCTCGTCACCTCAAGAAGGCCTTCCGTGCCTTGCTCATGCAATACCAGAAGCCAGTGACCGCTGCGCTGAAGAAGTCGACCCGCTTCGAGGTTCCAACCCCGATCACCGAACTCATGGAGGACGCCCAGCGCATCGTCCAGCTTGGTAACCAGGCTGGTGAGGGTTGGTACCTCGTCGGTGAGATGGTCGACATGATCCGTGAAGGTGTACCGAACATCGCCGTCGTCCAGCCGTTTGCCTGCTTGCCGAACCATGTCACGGGGCGGGGCATCTTCCGCGAGATCCGCCGTCAGTTCCCGCACGCCAATGTGGTGTCGGTCGACTACGACCCCGGTGCATCCCAGGTCAACCAGCTCAACCGCATCAAGCTCATGGCTGCTACGGCACGCGATCGCAACGACCCGGAAAAACTTGGCGCCAACGAGGCCGTGCGTCCGGAGCCGGGCGAGGACATCCCTTCCTCGCCACAAACCGCGTCGCTTCCGGACCCAAACCCGGTGATGGAGCTGTCTTTACGTATGTAG
- a CDS encoding TetR/AcrR family transcriptional regulator: MSVPGQSQSTRAPRRGPRGEVGAARASILAAARALFLADDFQSVSLRAIAREAGVDTSLVSYYFGSKQALYNEAMSLPSGPHRIIADVCSRTDPDHLGEELVRAFIDAWDGHLGLGGPDPQMQGVVQALLTQPDAFDMIREFYTDQILAPVVKLLAPRFGEEDAGVRASLGLSQLLGIFTARYVVGLRSLAALSAAELIAREAPTLQKTLTGPTPTA, encoded by the coding sequence ATGTCTGTCCCAGGTCAATCACAGAGCACTCGAGCGCCTCGCCGTGGTCCGAGGGGTGAGGTCGGAGCAGCGCGAGCGTCGATTCTGGCCGCTGCCAGGGCACTTTTCCTCGCCGATGATTTTCAGTCGGTGAGCCTGCGGGCCATTGCTCGTGAAGCCGGGGTGGACACGTCGTTGGTGAGCTACTACTTCGGCTCCAAGCAGGCCCTCTACAACGAGGCGATGTCCCTGCCCAGCGGGCCACACCGGATCATTGCTGACGTCTGCTCCCGGACGGATCCGGATCACCTCGGGGAGGAGCTGGTCAGGGCCTTCATCGATGCCTGGGACGGCCACCTCGGCCTGGGCGGTCCGGATCCGCAAATGCAGGGCGTGGTTCAGGCTCTTCTCACCCAGCCCGACGCCTTCGACATGATCCGCGAGTTCTACACCGATCAGATCTTGGCGCCGGTCGTCAAGCTCCTGGCGCCTCGGTTCGGGGAGGAGGATGCGGGGGTGAGGGCCTCGCTGGGACTGTCACAGTTGTTGGGAATCTTCACCGCCCGTTACGTCGTTGGGCTGCGATCCTTGGCAGCCCTTTCCGCCGCAGAACTCATTGCTCGGGAGGCCCCCACTCTTCAGAAGACCCTCACCGGGCCGACGCCCACCGCATAA
- a CDS encoding glycosyltransferase family 1 protein: protein MTIAIKMGFLDGGPIVDDQGRLVGRGGGTALVERLLAMYPGAVVVNHEDRQCDGFEAKALTSLDPLETLVINLDVIDSVGVFQTMHREGAEPKILNLQWLPPSHYHHKVNFAAMGLAYALFPTLCSGERTAGEVTELVRRWTISPLAHQARVAWIQPGIRDDLVREHVDPEIPTVLYPAIHLTDNKRPKIFLDVMNRVASEMDVRMEARLSQRDLASVMAMKMSSPKWASVGPLFGQREEYWESLARMTAFLATAKNEAYGFEYLEALVAGAVGVFPDTAWARKTVPEDYPYFYRTTDEAVSMMKDVLGDPETARNAINDAAGGSLREWILANHKRSGGNEAMRKQIEEWFPEIQA, encoded by the coding sequence ATGACCATCGCAATCAAGATGGGTTTCCTCGATGGTGGCCCCATTGTTGACGACCAGGGTCGACTTGTCGGACGAGGAGGCGGAACCGCACTGGTCGAGCGACTCCTCGCGATGTACCCGGGAGCCGTCGTCGTCAACCACGAGGATCGCCAGTGCGACGGTTTCGAGGCCAAGGCGCTGACCAGCCTCGACCCCTTGGAAACCCTCGTCATCAACCTCGACGTCATTGACTCGGTCGGCGTCTTCCAGACGATGCACCGTGAGGGTGCCGAGCCGAAGATCCTCAACCTGCAGTGGCTGCCCCCGTCGCACTACCACCACAAGGTGAACTTCGCGGCCATGGGCTTGGCATACGCCCTCTTCCCAACGCTGTGCTCCGGTGAGCGCACCGCCGGTGAGGTCACCGAGCTGGTCCGTCGCTGGACGATCTCCCCGCTGGCCCACCAGGCTCGGGTCGCCTGGATTCAGCCTGGTATTCGTGACGATCTGGTCCGCGAGCACGTCGATCCTGAGATCCCGACCGTGCTTTACCCGGCCATCCACCTCACCGACAACAAGCGTCCGAAGATCTTCCTCGACGTCATGAACCGTGTGGCTTCCGAGATGGATGTGCGTATGGAGGCTCGTCTGAGTCAGCGCGACCTGGCCAGCGTCATGGCCATGAAGATGTCCTCGCCCAAGTGGGCCTCGGTCGGCCCGCTGTTCGGTCAGCGTGAGGAGTACTGGGAGTCCTTGGCCCGCATGACGGCTTTCCTCGCTACCGCGAAGAACGAGGCCTACGGCTTTGAGTATCTCGAGGCGTTGGTCGCTGGCGCGGTCGGTGTCTTCCCGGATACCGCCTGGGCCCGCAAGACCGTTCCGGAGGACTACCCGTACTTCTACCGCACCACTGACGAGGCGGTGTCGATGATGAAGGATGTGTTGGGAGATCCCGAGACGGCCCGAAACGCCATCAACGACGCGGCGGGTGGCTCCCTGCGTGAGTGGATCCTCGCCAACCACAAGCGTTCCGGTGGTAACGAGGCGATGCGTAAGCAGATCGAGGAGTGGTTCCCCGAGATTCAG